The window TGTCATGTGTCATATCTTGTTTAGAAAacaaatgtaaaaataatattaattgcaaaaaattaaacattgcaaaattttaaacactaaaccttataacactaaacccaagaataactccaATAATAATTGATACTAAAATGGAAAACAACCATTTTGTAATTATCTAAGTATTAATGGAGAAATAGACATTAAAAGATCCCTATTTTGTTATCTCGGATTAATATATTCATGGATTCTAGGAACTTGACCATCTCCTCTCTCTCAATTTTGCTCTCCTCCGTTGTCCACCATTGTCCCACCGTCACGGTTCGTATCTATCTTTGCTCAAGCCTCACTCTCACATGCTCTGGTCATACATGCTAGTTGGTCATACATGCTCAAGTCTCACTCTCGTATCTATCTGTTTTTAATGGTCTCTGGTTCTTGGAAGGATCAAAACTGCATGTGCGAGTTATTTAGCATTCATGATAGTTTAGTTGATTAGGAATATATACAGGAGCACTTCTGTTTCTTGATAACCAGAGTTCTTTAGCATTCATGAAAGTttagatgatgaagaagaatatgtatatttatatttataggaACACTTCAGTTGCTTGATAGACACTTCTTGTTTCAAGGTACTTAAACTATGGATACCAAAAAGTTGGACACTGGGTCGAGAGATGCAATCAGCTTCCTCCCTGAGGAGATTCTCAGTGACATATTGTCCTTACTTCCGATAAAACAGGCTGTTTCAACATCTGTTCTTTCTAAAAACTGGAGAAATATATTTAGATTAGTGGATTATCTTGATTTTGATTATTCTGTTTCTGTGCACCCGGAAAAGGGTGAACCAAAGAGAGGTGAGAGATTCAAAGAATATTTGGATCGAACACAACGAGATTCGCCCATAATTAAATTCTCTCTAGAACGTCACGTTGGAGATCACAACGAGATGGCTTACGTGAGCAGCTGGGTTAGTGACGCAGTAGAACACGGTGTTTTGGAAGTGGACGTGAGTGTAAAACCTCGCCTTGGAATGTTGTTTATGCCTTGTGAGCTCTTCACGAGCAAGACACTTGTTAAGCTAACGCTTGGAACACAAGTTCAATGCGACATACCTTCATATGTATTACTTCCATCGCTTAAGATTCTCATCATCGAAACGATTTTCTTTGCATCTAAAGATCTCAGTGATGTGCTGGTCGCTGGTTGCCCTGTGCTTGAGGAGTTATTTGTACGTCACGAGGAGATGGATTCACACCCTTATTACATATCGAGTCGGACCATCAAGAAACTATCAGTTCAATACCGTGGCTGTGATGTTTATTATGAAAGTGGTTTGTCATTTGACGCCCCAAGTCTTGTCTCCTTCGACTACTCTGACCATGCCTTGTATGAGTACACACCGGTTAACTTTGGATCCCTAGTTGAAGCTCGTGTGGATATTCGTTATAATAGAAAGGTCGTTAAGCCGGATATATCGGGTCTCATGATAGGAATAAGTAACATCGAGACTTTACATCTTTCTCCAGCTTCCGCTGATGTACGTTTTTTGCAACTTTCCTTTCTATAAAACTTTGTTATGACATTCTTGATGTGTGTGCTTCAGACGATTTCTCGATGTGTTAGTAGACATGGACTACTTCTACCAATGTTCAACAACCTGGTTAGTTTATCTTTTGGGAGTTAGAATGAACGAGGTTGGAAACTGCTTCCATATCTGCTTGAAAAGTCTCCAAAGCTTGAAACTCTAATCATACAGGTATGTATCATTAGCAAcgattatatatgtatatatggagAGAGACATTAACTTagtctttttatttaattctctTTCAGAGTCTGAATGTTTATGCAAGCTATATCCCTATACCTCTGTACCAAGTGAAGTTGATGCATATCCTTGGTTATCAAGGAACTGTTCAAGAGTTGAAACACTTAAAGACTTTTATTGGGAGAATGCAATGCCTCGAACTTGTGCTACTGGAGCTTGCGGAAGGTGTTGTAGTGGATGATGGCAAAATATTGCAATTAAATAGGGATCTTAATCACGCTTCTCGGAAGTGCAGCATCCAAATGCACGACCGAAGTCGCATTTCTCATTTAAGTCTAGACACTTAGGGTTTGATTAGTTGAAGTTGTGGCTTTATGTTTTTTGCTCTAAGATTTGTGTGTTTAAGTATCTAGTCGtggctttgattttttttttttttttctaaagcaCTTACCAAAATCTCTAGAGAAATTGATTTCtacaactaatatattttaGGTTTAGATTCAGTTTTAAAAACTAAAGTCAGGTCCGGTCCAGAGCAGATGCAGAGTAAGCAATTGTTTaggatccttttttttttgggttttttcagctgaattttttttaaattataaaagggCACATTTCTTCAAATTTGAGTAGGGCATCTGTGTTTGTTGGGCTGGTGCTGACTAAAGCATGATGATTCTTTCAAAAGAAAGTTGTAGAAATAAAAATGGTTGTCTATCCCTCTTCGTATCACCTTCTAagtgcctttttttttttgttgaacgGGACAAAAACAACTAGATTTAATCTCAAATTCCTctcactttattttctttttataatatatCCTCCTTACAAATGCTCGATTTGTAAAC of the Brassica rapa cultivar Chiifu-401-42 chromosome A03, CAAS_Brap_v3.01, whole genome shotgun sequence genome contains:
- the LOC103860409 gene encoding F-box/LRR-repeat protein At1g06630-like — its product is MDTKKLDTGSRDAISFLPEEILSDILSLLPIKQAVSTSVLSKNWRNIFRLVDYLDFDYSVSVHPEKGEPKRGERFKEYLDRTQRDSPIIKFSLERHVGDHNEMAYVSSWVSDAVEHGVLEVDVSVKPRLGMLFMPCELFTSKTLVKLTLGTQVQCDIPSYVLLPSLKILIIETIFFASKDLSDVLVAGCPVLEELFVRHEEMDSHPYYISSRTIKKLSVQYRGCDVYYESGLSFDAPSLVSFDYSDHALYEYTPVNFGSLVEARVDIRYNRKVVKPDISGLMIGISNIETLHLSPASADVRFLQLSFL